TCCGCTGCACCCCCGACATCGACAGGAGCCCGATGAACATCCGCGGCTATTTCACATCCCTCGACATCAGCTGGACCAACGCCGCCTTCGCGCTCGGCGCGGCGGTGATCAGCTTCTTCCTCATCCACGGCGCGGTGATGATGTTCCGCCGCCGCCTCGGCAAGCTGACCGGCGAAGCGGCCCAGCGGCCGATCGTCGACGTGCTGCTGCACACGCTGGCGCGCACCAGCAACCTGGCGGTGCTGGCGACCTCGCTGCTGATCGGCGCCTCGGTCCTCGAGCTCGCGCCTCCCTGGAACCAGCGCATCGGCCACCTGTGGTTCATCACCCTCGGGGCCCAGCTCGCGGTCTGGCTGCACCGCGCGATCGGCGTGACGGCGCGGCGCTATTTCCGCATCCACGGCAAGAACAAGGAGAACGAGCAGGTCACGGTGGCGCACACGCTGATGATCTGGGCCCTGCAATGGAGCGTCTGGACCGTGTTCCTGCTGGCGATGCTGGCGAATCTCGGCATCAACGTCACAACCTTCGTGGCCAGCCTGGGCATCGGCGGCGTGGCGGTGGCGCTCGCGGTGCAGAACATCCTCGGCGACCTGTTCGCCTCGCTGTCGATCGCGATCGACAAGCCCTTCGAGGTCGGCGACTCGGTGTCGGTGCCGGAATTCTCCGGCACCATCGAGCACGTGGGCCTGAAGACGACGCGCATCCGCGCCCTGTCCGGCGAACAGATCGTGATCGCCAACGCCGAGCTGCTGCGCAAGGTCGTGCACAACTTCAAGCGCATGAACACGCGGCGCGTGCAGTTCAACCTGCGCATCAACCCGGCCACGCCGCCGGAACTCGCGGCGCAGATTCCGCCCCGGCTGTCGAAGATCATCGAGGGCAAGGAAAAAGTGACGCTGGACCACGTCAACCTGACCGCCCTCGACCAGAACTTCATCGAGTACGACATCGTCTACAAGCTTGCCGACGCCGACTACGGCCTGTTCCTGAAGACCCAGCAGCAGGTCCTGCTGGAGGCGATGGCGATGTGCCGCGAGCTCGGTGTCTCGACCGCGCCGCGCGCCCAGCAGCTGGTCCTGAGCGAGGCGCCGGCGGCCGAACAGGCAGCCAACGACTCACCCGACGCCAAGCGTCCGGACGGCCGCGGCAAGGCGCAGGCAAGGTTCACGCCCTGAGCTGCCATCGCGGCTTTGCCGGGCGGCATACCGGCGACGCCCCGGCCTGGGCCGGCATAGAATCGCAGGCCCACGCTTTAGATGGAGGTCCCATGTCGCAACAGAAATCGCAGCAGCAGTCGCAGCAACTGAGTCAACAAAAAGCCCAGGAGCAGACCCCGCGCCAGACGCCGCCCGGCACCGAGGCCCTGCTGACGCCCAAGGCCGA
This window of the Massilia sp. WG5 genome carries:
- a CDS encoding mechanosensitive ion channel family protein is translated as MNIRGYFTSLDISWTNAAFALGAAVISFFLIHGAVMMFRRRLGKLTGEAAQRPIVDVLLHTLARTSNLAVLATSLLIGASVLELAPPWNQRIGHLWFITLGAQLAVWLHRAIGVTARRYFRIHGKNKENEQVTVAHTLMIWALQWSVWTVFLLAMLANLGINVTTFVASLGIGGVAVALAVQNILGDLFASLSIAIDKPFEVGDSVSVPEFSGTIEHVGLKTTRIRALSGEQIVIANAELLRKVVHNFKRMNTRRVQFNLRINPATPPELAAQIPPRLSKIIEGKEKVTLDHVNLTALDQNFIEYDIVYKLADADYGLFLKTQQQVLLEAMAMCRELGVSTAPRAQQLVLSEAPAAEQAANDSPDAKRPDGRGKAQARFTP